From a single Fulvivirga ulvae genomic region:
- a CDS encoding YbhB/YbcL family Raf kinase inhibitor-like protein, which produces MKRLMTTLAVVVAIGSTAFAQTFTLKSNELGGQLTNKQYLNGMGYTGENQSPELSWDNAPEGTKSFAVTIYDLDAPTGSGFWHWVVFNIPANTKELKSGAGDASKKLLPAGAIQSKTDMGVPGYAGAAPNAGPAHRYLITVYALDKKLDLDENATPAYVGFNMHFSTLAKASLLVYGSSNSK; this is translated from the coding sequence ATGAAAAGATTAATGACAACACTGGCAGTGGTTGTGGCAATAGGCAGCACTGCATTCGCGCAAACATTCACCTTAAAAAGTAACGAGCTGGGCGGACAGCTAACCAATAAGCAATACCTCAACGGAATGGGATATACTGGCGAAAACCAGTCACCAGAACTATCCTGGGATAATGCTCCCGAAGGTACTAAAAGTTTTGCTGTTACAATATATGATTTGGACGCTCCTACAGGCAGTGGTTTCTGGCACTGGGTAGTGTTTAACATTCCTGCCAATACAAAAGAACTTAAGTCTGGTGCAGGAGATGCTTCTAAAAAATTACTTCCGGCTGGAGCTATCCAAAGCAAAACCGATATGGGTGTACCCGGATATGCCGGAGCTGCTCCTAATGCCGGACCAGCACACAGATACCTGATCACGGTTTATGCGCTGGACAAAAAGCTTGACTTAGACGAAAATGCTACGCCTGCTTATGTAGGTTTCAACATGCATTTTTCCACGTTGGCCAAAGCATCACTTTTGGTTTACGGAAGCAGCAACAGCAAATAA
- a CDS encoding helix-turn-helix domain-containing protein yields MKNIIVPHDFLDDPKSNEGVVIMPYHSDKPSLKTRITLQYNMFSLLLEGEKSVYYADNKIEINPSQFLLLSTGNCLMSEKLASDNGSYRSILLFFDNKVLSEFFIKYPSSITEQTSGDLDRSLIVFQKDPFLYNFIESLRIMLDSGQKLNRKLQQLKLEELLLYISGKYPGQIMALRDISREADEETMIRQTMMTNENSHITVEELAFLCNMSLSTFKRRFDKIYGTTPSKWLLQQRMKKAANLLKQGDFKASEIYYDLGYENLSSFIQSFKQVHGLTPKQYQLSN; encoded by the coding sequence ATGAAAAATATTATTGTGCCACATGACTTCCTGGACGACCCGAAGTCAAATGAAGGCGTGGTGATCATGCCATATCACTCGGATAAGCCTTCATTGAAAACGAGGATCACTTTACAATACAATATGTTTAGCTTGTTGCTTGAGGGTGAAAAAAGTGTCTATTACGCTGACAATAAAATAGAAATAAACCCCTCGCAATTTTTACTGCTATCTACAGGCAACTGTCTGATGAGTGAGAAATTAGCTTCGGACAATGGAAGCTACCGCAGTATCCTGCTCTTTTTTGATAATAAAGTACTGTCGGAGTTTTTTATTAAATACCCATCGTCAATCACGGAACAAACTTCCGGAGATTTGGACAGGTCCTTGATCGTCTTCCAAAAGGATCCTTTTTTATACAATTTCATCGAGTCATTGCGTATCATGCTGGATTCAGGGCAGAAGTTAAACAGGAAACTACAGCAGCTTAAACTGGAAGAGCTCTTGCTTTACATCAGCGGTAAGTATCCGGGGCAAATTATGGCTTTGCGAGACATTAGCAGGGAGGCCGATGAGGAAACCATGATCCGCCAAACGATGATGACAAATGAGAACAGCCACATTACGGTGGAGGAATTGGCGTTTCTTTGCAATATGAGCCTTTCTACTTTTAAGAGGCGCTTTGACAAAATCTACGGAACTACTCCCAGCAAATGGTTGCTACAGCAAAGAATGAAGAAGGCCGCTAACCTGTTGAAGCAAGGTGATTTTAAAGCGAGTGAGATCTATTATGATCTTGGATATGAAAATCTATCCAGTTTCATCCAGTCATTTAAGCAGGTTCATGGGTTGACTCCTAAACAGTATCAACTTTCAAATTGA
- a CDS encoding NAD(P)-dependent oxidoreductase: MSKRLNIAFLGLGAMGSRMAMNLIKAGHNVTVWNRTSSAAAPLVEAGAHQAQSAKDAALNADFVIAMVRDNEASREVWLDPEKGALAGMKAGSIAIESSTLTPEWIRELGQTTAASGVSLLEAPVSGTRPQAEAGQLIYLVGGDEATLRKAEPVLAIMGGSIILVGDLGTAALAKLTTNTLLGIQVTAYAELIGMLTRSGADVARILGAVAETSVWSPVASYLTGSMLTKNFSPMFPIELIEKDFDYTLQKVGAEGMAPTINAAHQVFRKAVDKGLGDENMTGVVRLFEESSKVLF; this comes from the coding sequence ATGAGTAAAAGATTAAACATAGCCTTTTTAGGCTTGGGAGCGATGGGTTCCCGAATGGCCATGAACCTCATCAAAGCCGGACATAACGTCACGGTATGGAACCGGACTTCCAGTGCTGCAGCACCTTTGGTGGAGGCGGGAGCCCATCAGGCACAAAGTGCAAAAGATGCCGCGTTAAATGCGGATTTTGTAATAGCAATGGTCCGTGATAATGAAGCTTCCCGCGAGGTATGGCTCGACCCTGAAAAGGGAGCACTTGCAGGAATGAAAGCGGGATCTATCGCAATAGAAAGTTCTACGCTTACTCCGGAATGGATCCGTGAGTTGGGGCAAACTACGGCTGCCAGTGGGGTGTCTCTGCTAGAAGCACCGGTCTCCGGGACCCGACCACAGGCTGAAGCCGGTCAGCTTATCTACCTGGTAGGGGGAGATGAAGCCACACTTAGGAAAGCAGAACCGGTATTGGCAATAATGGGGGGCTCAATAATCCTTGTAGGTGATTTGGGAACCGCAGCACTTGCAAAACTGACGACCAATACCCTGCTGGGTATTCAGGTGACTGCTTATGCGGAGTTGATCGGCATGCTAACAAGGTCAGGCGCTGATGTCGCCAGGATACTAGGTGCGGTGGCCGAAACTTCGGTCTGGAGTCCGGTGGCCAGTTATCTCACTGGTAGTATGCTCACAAAAAACTTCTCACCTATGTTTCCCATAGAATTGATAGAAAAAGATTTTGATTATACACTCCAAAAGGTGGGTGCTGAAGGTATGGCACCTACAATTAATGCTGCACATCAAGTATTTCGGAAGGCAGTGGATAAAGGTTTAGGTGATGAAAATATGACAGGTGTAGTCCGTCTTTTTGAGGAATCAAGTAAAGTCTTGTTTTGA